A window of Zea mays cultivar B73 unplaced genomic scaffold, Zm-B73-REFERENCE-NAM-5.0 scaffold_178, whole genome shotgun sequence genomic DNA:
AGTATGTGCTTCTAAAAGATCTTTGATACTGTGCCCAATTCCGAAGTTAGTTCGATACATATGACCGGCAATGAGAAAAATAAATGCAATAGCTAAATGATGATGAGCAATATCGGTCAGCCACAAACTTTGTGTTTGTGGATGGAATCCCCCAAGAAGGGTCAGAATGGCAGTTCCCGCTCCTTGAGTGGTACCAAATAAATGATTACTCGAATCAGGATTTTGGGCATAAAGATTCCACTGACCCGTCAGAAGGGGACCCAACCCCTGGGGATAGGGTAATACATCTAAGAAATTATTCCATCGAACGTACTCCCCCCTGGATCCGGGAATAGCAACATGAACTAAATGTCCTGTCCAAGCCAAAGAACTTACTCCGAAAAGTCCTGACAAATGATGATTCAGACGAGATTCGGCGTTTTTGAACCACGAAAGGCTTGGCTTCCATTTGGGTTGTAGATGTAACCAACCCCCTATTAAGGATAGCGTAGAAAGAAATAATAGAAAAAGAGCTCCAGTATAAAGATCTTCATTGGTGCGCAATCCAATTGTATACCACCACTGATAAACCCCAGAATAAGCGATATTCACTGGACCGGCAGCACCTCCTCGAGTAAAGGCTTCCACAGCGGGTTGCCCAAAATGAGGATCCCAAATGGCATGAGCAATAGGTCTTACGTGTAAAGGATCCTGTATCCATGATTCAAAATTTCCTTGCCAAGCTACATGAAACAGATTTCCGGACGTCCATAGAAAGATTATTGCTAACTGCCCAAAGTGAGAAGCAAAAATGTTCTGATAAAGACGTTCCTCAGTAATATCATCATGACTTTCGAAATCATGTGCGGTAGCAATACCAAACCAAATACGACGAGTAGTGGGGTCCTGAGCTAAGCCTTGGCTAAACCTGGGAAATCTTAATTCCATAATGCCTTTCAAATCCTCCTAGCCACTATCCTACTGCAATAATTCTCGCTAAGAAGAATGCCCATGTTGTGGCAATTCCACCCAGAAGGTAATGGGTTACTCCTACAGCACGTCCTTGTATAATGCTCAAGGCTCTAGGCTGAGTAGCAGGAGCAACTTTTAATTTGTTATGAGCCCAAACGATAGATTCAATGAGTTCTTGCCAATAACCACGGCCGCTGAATAAAAACATTAAACTGAAAGCCCAGACAAAATGAGCGCCTAAGAAAAAAAGACCATATGCAGATAATGAAGAACCATAAGACTGAATTACTTGGGATGCCTGTGCCCACAAGAAATCTCGAAGCCAACCATTAATCGTAATGGAACTCTGCGCAAAGTTTCCCCCTGTGATATGAGTTACTATCCCTTGATCACTTATAGTACCCCAAACATCCGACTGCATTTTCCAACTGAAATGGAAAATGACTACCGAAATAGAATTGTACATCCAGAATAGACCTAAGAAAACATGATCCCAGGCGGATACTTGACATGTTCCCCCTCGCCCAGGTCCGTCGCAAGGGAAGCGAAAGCCAAGATTTGCTTTATCAGGTATCAGACGGGAACTGCGAGCAAATAAAACACCTTTCAAAAGTATTAATACAGTCACATGGATGGTAAATGCGTGAATGTGATGGACTAAAAAATCTGCGGTTCCTAATGGAATAGGTAACAAAGCTACTTTGCCGCCTATAGCTACTAACTCGCCGCCTCCCCACGTTAAGCTGGTACTTGTTGTTGCACCAGGAGCTGTTACGCCAGGCGCGCCAGCATGGATATTTTGTATCCATTGAGCAAAGATGGGTTGTAATTGTATGGCGGTATCCGAAAACATATCTTGGGGACGGCCTAAAGCACTCATGGTATCATTATGAATGTACAAGCCAAAACTGTGAAAACCCAGAAATATACATACCCAGTTAAGGTGGGATATGATTGCATCGCGGTGTCTAAGGACGCGATCTAATAGATCGTTGTATCGAGTAGTTGGATCATAGTCTCTTACCATAAAAATGGCTGCATGTGCAGCAGCACCAACTATTAGAAATCCGCCAATCCACATGTGGTGTGTGAACAAGGAAAGTTGTGTACCGTAGTCAGTAGCTAGGTATGGATAGGGGGGCATAGAGTACATATGATGAGCTACAACAATAGTTGTAGAGCCTAGCATAGCTAGGTTAAGAGATAATTGAGCATGCCATGACGTTGTTAGGATTTCATAGAGACCTTTATGGCCTTGTCCTGTAAATGGGCCCTTATGAGCCTCCAAAATATCTTTAAGTCCATGACCAATACCCCAATTGGTCCTATACATATGACCAGCGATCAGGAAAAGAATAGCAATAGCTAAATGATGGTGTGCAATATCGCTCAACCATAGACCACCGGTTATTGGATCTAGTCCTCCGCGAAAACTAAGAAATTCCGCATATTTGGACCAATTCAAGGTGAAAAAAGGGGTTGCTCCTTCGGCAAAACTAGGATAAAGTTGAGCCAAAAGGTCGCGATTCAAGATAAATTCATGAGGAAGTGGTATCTCTTTAGGATCAACCCCAGCGTCGAGAAATTGGTTAATCGGTAAAGATACATGGATTTGGTGTCCCGCCCAAGAAAGAGACCCAAGTCCTAATAATCCCGCTAAGTGGTGATTCAACATGGATTCTACATCTTGGAACCAGGCCAATTTGGGAGCGGCTTTGTGATAATGGAACCAACCGGCAAAAAGCATTAACGATGCAAAAATCAATGCACCAATTGCGGTACAATAGAGTTGTAATTCACTAGTTATTCCGGATGCTCGCCAAATCTGAAAAAAACCAGAGGTTATTTGGATTCCTCGGAAACCCCCGCCTACATCACCATTCAAAATTTCTTGTCCTACTATTGGCCAAACTACCTGAGCACTGGGTCCAATGTGAGTAGGATCGCTTAGCCATGCTTCATAATTGGAAAAACGGGCACCGTGGAAGTACATGCCACTCAACCAAAGAAAGATAATGGAGAGTTGGCCGAAATGAGCACTAAAGACTTTTCGGGAGATCTCCTCCAAATCACCGGTATGACTATCGAAATCGTGAGCATCAGCATGTAGGTTCCAGATCCAAGTGGTAGTATCGGGGCCCTTAGCTATTGTTCTTGAGAAATGCCCGGGTCTGGCCCATTCCTCAAAAGATGTTTTTATAGGATCCCTATCCACAGCAATTTTAACTTCTGGTTCCGACGAACGAATAATCATTAAGTCCTCCTCTTTCCGGACAAGACATACAAAGAGACCCGCCAACTGTCTTTTTATTGAATCTTTTAAAGATAGATATTATGATTAGTCCTTTTCTTTACTATCTACCGTCCTTCTATTTTTTTTTTTTAGTTATTCACTGGAGCAATTATATATTGAAGTCAATCCGAGGCAAGTGTTCGGATCTATTATGACATAAGGATTAGGTGCCTAACGGACATTGGTTATTCTGGAAAATTATTTCCCGACATAACAAAAAAATCTTTTTTTACGTTTTAATTTAAGAAGCTGGTGTATTTTTTTTCTGAGGGTATAAGCCCCTATCTACATCTACTTTCCTTGAGTGAGCATAATATAGATTTTTTGATTCGATTCAAAATTCCAAGATAACTCATTAGAATTATTAATAAGACCGTCCTGATATATTAGGTAGGAATATTTAGATTGCCGATTTTTATGTACTTTATTACTTCTGTTCCAGAGCCTATCCCTATTGTTTATCcttatgaaatatgatataaaatTGAAGGTAGAAGAAAGGGATATAATGAAATTCTTGATTTGATTTTCAACCAAACCACCCTTTTTATGAAAATGGAGAGTGGTCTTATTCAAATTCAAAGCGCTTCGTAATCTTTAACCAGTTCTGTGCTTCAATATAATTTCCTGGAGTAAGCGCTATAGCTTGTTTCCAATACTCAGCAGCTTGATCAAACCAAGCTTCCGCAATTTCCGAATCGCCCTGTAGAATGGCCTGTTCTCCTCGGTTGGAATAGGCAGTTCCTTTCCCTAGAACCGTACTTGAGAGTTTCCTACCTCATACGGCTCAGAAATTGCTATCTTAATTTCCCCTATCTTAACTGAATTCGATTTCTCAAAAATCAATCCAATTTCTTCTTGGGTTAAGCAGAAGAAGTTAATTACCTAAGTTTCAAACCCTAATTTTGATCAATAATCAGTTTGATCTTTTCTCCCACCTTCAGAAGAATGAAGCATAGATAGACCTATATCCTTCGTTCGAATTTTCTGAAAGGTAACTATCTCGGTTTCGTTTCTTTCATATATGAAATTTCTATAGAATCCTGGAAAAAGACCTTTTTCCATAAGAAAGAAAAAAGAACTTACTATCTTTGGGATCTGATACTACACCGCTGCTTAATCCCTTAGTGGATCGGCTTTATTACATAAGCGGATTCCTAAATTTTGTCCCATATCGTGGTATAATGAAGCAGTTTTTTTTAGTTGTATCGACCCAGTCGCTCACTAATTGATCTTTACGGTGTTTTCTCTATCAATTTCAGCTTTATCCATAGAATAGTAGTATAGGCTCTACTTTCTTCCTATTTTGATTCTCGTGAAGTGTCCTTCCTTCCTACAGCTGATAGGGTAAAATCGTTGTTTTGACGATCCCTATGTAGAAAGCCCTCTTTTCTAGTATTCACTAGAAAATTTcctcctttcttttttttcttctttctatAGTGGAGATAGTCGCACGTAATGACAGATCACGGCCATATTATTAAAAGCTTGCGGTAAGAAGGGGTTTCGTTCTAGCGCCCGGAAATAATATTCCAAAGCCTTTGTATGCTCTCCATTGCTTGTGTGTATAAGGCCTATGTTATATAGTATATAACTTCGATCATAGGGATCAATTTCTAGTCGCGTAGCTTCATAATAATTCTGCAAAGCTTCCGCATAATTTCCTTCGGATTGAGCCAACATCCGTTACGGTCGTTCATTCTATTCAAAAAATCTCCGTTCCAAAACCGTACATGAGGTTTTCATCTCATACGGCTTCTCCCTTCTATACATAGTACTAagcgaaaaatctatagaataaaAATCGAATTAGTCCCATCTCATTATGGACCGAAGGGGGCTGGTATTTTTCCAAGAAATCTCTAGCCAACCTTCCCCCAAGAGGTTTTTCTTAACACCAATGAATTATATTAATGCTAGAGGAAAACGATAGCTCCAAGAATTTCTTTGTTCTCAACGCCTCCTATTTAGAGGAATTAGCCACTTCAACGACCTTTGATGGTTATAAGGGTATCCAAAGTACAAACCTGATGGTTGTTTGTTATCCCAACCATTCTTCCCAACCCTGATACCAATCAGGAAAGGGCTAATTTCTAACAAAGTTTTTCTCTTGTTGATTCCTATTTCGTGGTGTAGTGCTTTTCTCCCCTATGCTGCCTATTGGTACTAGTAGAGTCGGATTGCCCTGTAATACAGAACCTATCCTGTAGGTGTAACCTTTCGCTCAATACTCAAATCTACAATTGAAGCATCTGAGGCCACATCAATCGAGGATACACGACAGAAGGAATTGTTAGTTCACCTCACCTTCCCCAAGCGCGGGTTTCCTTTACTAATTTTGTTCTCTCTATGCGAACCCTCTCTCTTTCTCGTAAGAATGAGATATAGGTAGGGCTAAAAAAAAAAAGAGTCAAATCGCACCATCTCTATAATAAGTAAATGCCCTTTTTTCCCCGGAGGTTGTCGGAATTATTTGCAATAAAATATTGGCTACAATCGAGGAGGTCTTATCAATGAAATTTCCATTTATACGGGATCTAGGCATAATTCCCAACCCATTCTATATAGAATTCTTTTCATTCTATCACAAAATAACATAAAAACAAAACATTCGATTCTTATAAATCGATCCATATGCTCTAAATGGATAAGAGAGATATGGATTTTCCGCTCAGCTCAAATTGTCTCCTTTTCCTTCTGTTTGGACAAGAAGAGAAGAGATATGAAATATTTGACTAAGACtggatttcattccactttcctatTTCTCAACAACAACTTCCCTCATCAGCTATTTCGCGTTTTCAAAGTCATTAATTGCCCCATACCCCTTTTATATTTAGATTGTATGGCGTAATGTACCTTATGCAAATGGAATTCTAGGGTTCCTTTATTTTCTTATGGAATAAGAAGAATTCTTCCATTCTCTTTTTATTTTGGTTTTCCCCAAAGAAAAACTTTTCGAGGGAGCAGAATTC
This region includes:
- the LOC118473924 gene encoding photosystem I assembly protein Ycf3, whose product is MPRSRINGNFIDKTSSIVANILLQIIPTTSGEKRAFTYYRDGMLAQSEGNYAEALQNYYEATRLEIDPYDRSYILYNIGLIHTSNGEHTKALEYYFRALERNPFLPQAFNNMAVICHYRGEQAILQGDSEIAEAWFDQAAEYWKQAIALTPGNYIEAQNWLKITKRFEFE